A genomic window from Thunnus maccoyii chromosome 2, fThuMac1.1, whole genome shotgun sequence includes:
- the LOC121908752 gene encoding fibrinogen-like protein 1 isoform X2 encodes MNVINDQHRYIKELHKSQAQQLENIPNSHLGPDNLYKDCSEVFADGNVASGLYVIRPDGSPTALSVYCDMNNGGGWTVFQRRRDGKESFDRSWVEYKHGFGDLYSPDGEFWLGNEPLHFITSQGNYDLRIDMEDFEGNQRYAEYKNFKVDDEKDQYQLHLGEYTGNAGDALSDDPSSAGQKWIGPGLGSSGVNFSTYDQLNDDAKCIKHSKSGWWFSRCASGNLNGHYYKGPYQAMTDDGVVWYTWHGWWYSIKSVIMMVRAADLEHPPPVIAPLPGQLDPSKAAGNIIDGPHG; translated from the exons ATGAATGTGATCAACGACCAGCATCGCTACATCAAGGAGCTCCACAAGAGCCAGGCCCAGCAGCTGGAGAACATACCCAACTCACACCTGGGCCCTGACAACCTCTACAAAG actgcTCCGAGGTGTTTGCAGATGGTAACGTGGCTAGTGGTCTGTATGTGATTCGGCCAGATGGCTCTCCCACCGCACTGAGCGTCTACTGTGACATGAACAATGGAGGTGGTTGGACCGTCTTTCAGCGGAGAAGAGACGGCAAGGAGAGCTTTGACAG atcgTGGGTGGAGTACAAGCATGGATTTGGAGACCTCTACTCTCCTGATGGAGAATTCTGGCTTGGCAATGAACCGTTACACTTTATCACCtcacaag GAAACTACGACCTGCGGATCGACATGGAGGACTTTGAGGGTAATCAGCGCTATGCAGAGTACAAGAACTTCAAAGTGGATGATGAAAAg GACCAGTACCAGTTACATTTGGGAGAATACACAGGGAATGCAGGGGATGCTCTGTCTGATGACCCCTCCTCTGCTGGGCAGAAATGGATCGGTCCAGGCTTGGGGTCGAGCGGGGTCAATTTCAGCACCTACGACCAGCTGAATGACGACGCCAAGTGTATCAAACACAGCAAGTCAGGCTGGTGGTTCAGCAG GTGTGCTTCAGGGAACCTCAATGGTCATTACTACAAAGGACCGTACCAAGCGATGACTGATGACGGGGTGGTGTGGTACACATGGCACGGTTGGTGGTACTCCATCAAATCTGTGATCATGATGGTACGAGCCGCTGACCTCGAGCATCCGCCGCCGGTCATCGCCCCGTTGCCAGGACAACTCGACCCAAGCAAAGCAGCAGGCAACATCATTGATGGTCCTCATGGCTGA
- the LOC121908752 gene encoding fibrinogen-like protein 1 isoform X1 has protein sequence MGMLRTSVAILLHLAASLAAPVPCEEKVVRLEAEIQGLMNVINDQHRYIKELHKSQAQQLENIPNSHLGPDNLYKDCSEVFADGNVASGLYVIRPDGSPTALSVYCDMNNGGGWTVFQRRRDGKESFDRSWVEYKHGFGDLYSPDGEFWLGNEPLHFITSQGNYDLRIDMEDFEGNQRYAEYKNFKVDDEKDQYQLHLGEYTGNAGDALSDDPSSAGQKWIGPGLGSSGVNFSTYDQLNDDAKCIKHSKSGWWFSRCASGNLNGHYYKGPYQAMTDDGVVWYTWHGWWYSIKSVIMMVRAADLEHPPPVIAPLPGQLDPSKAAGNIIDGPHG, from the exons ATGGGAATGCTGAGGACATCAGTGGCCATTCTTCTTCACCTGGCTGCCTCTCTGGCG GCTCCTGTGCCATGTGAGGAGAAGGTGGTTCGTCTGGAAGCAGAGATCCAGGGCCTGATGAATGTGATCAACGACCAGCATCGCTACATCAAGGAGCTCCACAAGAGCCAGGCCCAGCAGCTGGAGAACATACCCAACTCACACCTGGGCCCTGACAACCTCTACAAAG actgcTCCGAGGTGTTTGCAGATGGTAACGTGGCTAGTGGTCTGTATGTGATTCGGCCAGATGGCTCTCCCACCGCACTGAGCGTCTACTGTGACATGAACAATGGAGGTGGTTGGACCGTCTTTCAGCGGAGAAGAGACGGCAAGGAGAGCTTTGACAG atcgTGGGTGGAGTACAAGCATGGATTTGGAGACCTCTACTCTCCTGATGGAGAATTCTGGCTTGGCAATGAACCGTTACACTTTATCACCtcacaag GAAACTACGACCTGCGGATCGACATGGAGGACTTTGAGGGTAATCAGCGCTATGCAGAGTACAAGAACTTCAAAGTGGATGATGAAAAg GACCAGTACCAGTTACATTTGGGAGAATACACAGGGAATGCAGGGGATGCTCTGTCTGATGACCCCTCCTCTGCTGGGCAGAAATGGATCGGTCCAGGCTTGGGGTCGAGCGGGGTCAATTTCAGCACCTACGACCAGCTGAATGACGACGCCAAGTGTATCAAACACAGCAAGTCAGGCTGGTGGTTCAGCAG GTGTGCTTCAGGGAACCTCAATGGTCATTACTACAAAGGACCGTACCAAGCGATGACTGATGACGGGGTGGTGTGGTACACATGGCACGGTTGGTGGTACTCCATCAAATCTGTGATCATGATGGTACGAGCCGCTGACCTCGAGCATCCGCCGCCGGTCATCGCCCCGTTGCCAGGACAACTCGACCCAAGCAAAGCAGCAGGCAACATCATTGATGGTCCTCATGGCTGA